The following are encoded together in the Acetobacter vaccinii genome:
- the mraZ gene encoding division/cell wall cluster transcriptional repressor MraZ: MGVFLGTHENRFDAKGRVSIPAGFRSVLRAQQTEDNTLMILRPSHTLPCVEAWPAAAFARLTEPLDRLDMFSEEHDDLAAALYADAYPLDPDREGRIIIPDILRDHARLTDSPLVAFMGLGRTFQIWEPEAARQRRAEARQRSRTVTIPAARAEGGHTAQ, from the coding sequence GTGGGTGTGTTCCTTGGCACGCATGAGAACCGATTCGACGCTAAAGGACGCGTCTCGATTCCGGCCGGCTTCCGGTCCGTGCTCAGAGCCCAGCAGACGGAAGACAACACGCTGATGATCCTTCGCCCCTCCCACACCCTGCCCTGCGTGGAAGCCTGGCCAGCAGCGGCCTTTGCCCGCCTGACCGAACCGCTGGACCGGCTGGATATGTTCTCTGAAGAGCACGACGACCTGGCCGCCGCCCTTTACGCCGATGCCTACCCCCTGGACCCCGACCGCGAAGGCCGCATCATCATCCCCGACATCCTGCGTGACCACGCACGCCTGACAGACAGCCCGCTGGTCGCCTTTATGGGTCTTGGCCGCACATTCCAGATCTGGGAACCAGAAGCCGCACGCCAGCGCCGGGCCGAGGCCCGTCAGCGTTCACGCACTGTCACCATTCCCGCCGCACGCGCCGAGGGTGGGCACACCGCGCAATGA
- a CDS encoding alpha/beta hydrolase: protein MSDQADLATPATPARPNLPSRLLLRWIAWQAARKVRHVTIRPPPEGPVPEEKVAAHFLRVLRKNMDTPSFPPFLSSLPLRRVLTVEVPGPAGMMKARLFVPHGRVRGAVLYLHGGGFVHCGLNSHHGICCRLARTSGAAVLLPDYRLAPEHPFPAAVEDAQAALAWLARLSARFWGGGVAVAGDSAGGNLAAVLAQEGRSGVGPTPVLQVLYYPSLYGRRTFPSHQTYAKGYFLSRRSMEWYGEQYIQTVQDWTDPRFVPGENPDLTGLAPAVIITAECDPMHDEGAAYANALRRAGVPVLYRCYPGTLHAFLNFYALMPHGKAALRLAGRALRKAFAHHGGKAVP from the coding sequence ATGTCGGATCAAGCAGACCTCGCCACACCCGCCACGCCAGCCCGGCCCAACCTGCCGTCGCGCCTGCTTTTGCGCTGGATTGCGTGGCAGGCGGCCAGAAAGGTCAGGCACGTTACCATTCGCCCCCCGCCAGAAGGTCCGGTGCCGGAGGAAAAGGTCGCGGCACATTTTTTGCGTGTTTTGCGCAAGAATATGGATACGCCGTCTTTCCCGCCCTTTCTGTCCTCTCTGCCCCTGCGCAGGGTCCTAACAGTTGAGGTGCCGGGGCCTGCGGGGATGATGAAGGCACGGCTATTTGTGCCCCATGGCCGGGTACGCGGGGCCGTGCTCTACCTGCATGGTGGTGGGTTTGTGCATTGCGGTTTGAACTCACACCACGGCATTTGCTGCCGTCTGGCGCGGACATCTGGCGCTGCGGTGCTGCTGCCTGATTACAGACTGGCCCCGGAACATCCTTTTCCCGCCGCGGTGGAGGATGCTCAGGCTGCTCTGGCGTGGCTGGCCCGTCTTTCCGCCCGTTTCTGGGGTGGTGGCGTTGCAGTCGCGGGGGATAGTGCCGGGGGCAATCTGGCCGCAGTGCTGGCGCAGGAGGGGCGCAGCGGGGTGGGGCCGACGCCTGTCCTTCAGGTCTTGTACTACCCCTCGCTCTATGGGCGCAGGACATTCCCGTCCCATCAGACTTACGCCAAGGGCTACTTCCTCTCCCGTCGGTCTATGGAATGGTATGGGGAGCAATATATCCAGACGGTACAGGACTGGACTGACCCCCGCTTTGTTCCGGGTGAAAACCCGGACCTGACAGGGTTGGCCCCGGCGGTGATCATCACGGCCGAGTGTGACCCCATGCATGATGAAGGGGCAGCCTATGCCAATGCCCTGCGGCGGGCCGGGGTGCCGGTGCTATACCGTTGTTACCCTGGGACTTTGCATGCGTTTTTGA